One genomic window of Streptomyces sp. NBC_01276 includes the following:
- a CDS encoding ATP/GTP-binding protein: MAFGRSSRTGAMHAVSPVEPLTLKILVAGGFGVGKTTLVSAVSEIRPLRTEERLSEPGAAVDDIDGVEGKSTTTVAMDFGRITLREDLVLYLFGTPGQDRFWFLWDELAQGSLGSVVLADTRRLADCFAAIDYFERRGIPFVVAVNCFDGAERHPVVTVREALDLDPEVPVLLCDARDRESVKDVLVGVVEHAMSLARSRRRSLSAGA; this comes from the coding sequence ATGGCCTTCGGGCGCTCTAGCCGCACCGGCGCGATGCATGCCGTGTCGCCGGTCGAGCCGCTGACCCTGAAGATCCTGGTCGCGGGCGGTTTCGGGGTGGGCAAGACCACCCTGGTCAGTGCTGTGAGCGAGATCCGTCCGCTGCGGACGGAGGAACGCCTGTCCGAACCGGGCGCCGCCGTCGACGACATCGACGGGGTGGAGGGGAAGAGCACCACCACCGTGGCCATGGACTTCGGCCGCATCACCCTGCGCGAGGACCTGGTGCTCTACCTCTTCGGCACGCCGGGCCAGGACCGCTTCTGGTTCCTGTGGGACGAGCTGGCGCAGGGCTCCCTCGGCTCGGTGGTGCTGGCGGACACCCGCCGCCTCGCCGACTGCTTCGCCGCCATCGACTACTTCGAGCGGCGCGGGATCCCCTTCGTCGTCGCGGTCAACTGCTTCGACGGCGCCGAGCGCCATCCCGTCGTGACCGTCCGCGAGGCGCTCGACCTCGATCCGGAGGTGCCGGTCCTGCTCTGCGACGCCAGGGACCGGGAATCGGTCAAGGACGTCCTCGTGGGCGTCGTCGAACACGCCATGTCCCTGGCCCGGTCCCGCCGCAGGAGCCTGAGCGCCGGGGCCTGA
- a CDS encoding NUDIX domain-containing protein yields the protein MPAQLKDSHCSTCGALFDTASWPRTCAACGAVTYRNPLPVAIALLPVEDASGTGLVVITRTIEPALGGVALPGGFVDFGEDWREAVVRELREETGIEAPAGEVALADVLSSPAGHLLVFGLLPPRPTSALPPSAATDETTGWHVLRAPAELAFPLHTRAAAAWFAGQYT from the coding sequence ATGCCGGCACAGCTGAAGGACTCGCACTGCTCCACCTGCGGAGCCCTGTTCGACACCGCGTCCTGGCCCCGGACGTGCGCCGCCTGCGGCGCCGTCACCTACCGCAACCCGCTCCCGGTCGCGATCGCCCTGCTCCCCGTCGAGGACGCCTCCGGCACCGGCCTGGTGGTCATCACCCGCACCATCGAACCCGCCCTCGGCGGCGTCGCCCTGCCCGGCGGGTTCGTGGACTTCGGCGAGGACTGGCGGGAGGCGGTCGTCCGCGAACTCCGCGAGGAGACCGGCATCGAGGCCCCGGCCGGCGAGGTCGCCCTGGCCGACGTCCTCAGCTCCCCGGCCGGCCACCTGCTCGTCTTCGGCCTCCTGCCGCCCCGCCCGACGTCCGCCCTGCCGCCCTCGGCCGCCACCGACGAGACGACGGGCTGGCACGTCCTGCGCGCACCGGCCGAACTGGCCTTCCCGCTCCACACCCGGGCGGCGGCCGCCTGGTTCGCGGGTCAATACACCTAG
- a CDS encoding DUF742 domain-containing protein — protein MSDPGQDRPGDPRGTQPDTGHPHWFDDDAGPVVRPYAMTRGRTSHAGQHRLDLIALVVAEAAADDPVWDLTLSPEHAHILGLCRERPQSVAELAADLDLAIGVVRVLIGDLVHDELVHVTRPVPPAELPDESILREVIDGLRAL, from the coding sequence ATGAGCGACCCAGGCCAGGACCGACCCGGCGATCCCCGGGGGACCCAGCCCGACACCGGCCACCCGCACTGGTTCGACGACGACGCGGGTCCCGTCGTACGCCCCTACGCCATGACGCGTGGCCGGACCAGCCACGCCGGGCAGCACCGCCTGGACCTGATCGCCCTCGTCGTCGCGGAAGCGGCGGCCGACGATCCGGTCTGGGACCTGACCCTGTCCCCGGAGCACGCCCACATCCTCGGGCTGTGCCGGGAACGCCCCCAGTCGGTGGCGGAACTCGCCGCGGACCTGGACCTCGCCATCGGCGTGGTGCGGGTCCTGATCGGCGACCTCGTCCACGACGAACTGGTCCACGTGACCAGGCCGGTGCCCCCGGCCGAACTGCCTGATGAATCCATTCTGCGTGAGGTGATCGATGGCCTTCGGGCGCTCTAG
- a CDS encoding nitrate- and nitrite sensing domain-containing protein: protein MRFRGKSIRRKIVALLLVPLVSLTALWGFSTVITGREAIQLLDVAYVIDKVGYPIEDVVRVIQKERRQTLVVIGDPTAAAATAELTKSRAATDAMVREITASARDPKVADELTPQARARLRSILDAFHGIAALRSSVDRSSLAPGQALELYSRLVDPCYEFLMNLHALENVEMDKQGRALVGITRARETLAREDAVIAASLAARNVSATDVRHVSDLAANRGLLYEFNLAILPAEDRVLFERYWKGPETKALRDAEERFIATGAGKNPRAVTAAQWDEAAGKVLDDLATMGTAAGDRYQKRVKPVAIEVLVQAAVAGVLGFIALAVSVVLSVRIGRDLIRDLSQLRKDAHEASGVRLPSVMRRLAAGETVDVETEAPRLEFEKDEVGQVGLALNSLQRAAVEAAVKQAELRRGVSEVFVNLARRNQVLLHRQLTLLDTMERRTEDTEELADLFRLDHMTTRMRRHAEGLVILSGAAPSRQWRKPVQLMDVVRAAVAEVEDYERIEVRRLPRLGIEGPAVADVTHLIAELLENATVFSPPHTAVQVHGERVANGFTLEIHDRGLGMNPEALLDANLRLAETPEFELSDTDRLGLFVVSRLARRHAVKVVLQTSPYGGTTAVVFLPAELLTEAPDTNGTGIRLDGVKGAKAAPGLLSGQGAKGVKAAPAPKPSDRPVHAAVERASAPGRPLPAGVLNGPVELEAPLGALGLDGPDGLDELTPGIPGLTGVGGRPPMASLDDETPPGGISRTALLGLRAADRPHSDRHPERGAWKGDRIGDRGADRHRDRSRDTEAESGRTRTRATGREREPLPPTGPVRLERPHQEPVRPDGPRTGAAVPLPRRHPTPTLVAEHGRRVEPRPATAGSRPPATAGPPSGADEGAQPRTSPSAPASGPGGLPRRVRQANLAPQLKNGPAPAEAGTDADPVTDRDAEAVRRRMSALQRGWTAGREQYAQQQSETEAGTPAASGPAHENEGDGR from the coding sequence ATGCGCTTTCGCGGGAAGTCCATCCGCCGGAAGATCGTGGCGTTGCTCTTGGTGCCGCTCGTCTCCCTGACCGCCCTGTGGGGCTTCTCCACGGTCATCACCGGCCGGGAGGCGATCCAGCTCCTCGACGTCGCGTACGTCATCGACAAGGTCGGCTACCCGATCGAGGACGTCGTCCGCGTCATCCAGAAGGAACGCCGCCAGACCCTGGTCGTGATCGGCGACCCCACCGCCGCCGCCGCGACCGCCGAACTCACCAAGAGCCGCGCCGCCACCGACGCCATGGTCCGCGAGATCACCGCGAGCGCCCGCGACCCCAAGGTCGCCGACGAGCTCACCCCGCAGGCCCGCGCCCGGCTGCGCTCCATCCTCGACGCCTTCCACGGCATCGCCGCGCTGCGCAGCTCCGTCGACCGCAGCTCCCTCGCCCCCGGCCAGGCCCTGGAGCTCTACAGCCGGCTGGTCGACCCCTGCTACGAGTTCCTGATGAACCTCCACGCCCTGGAGAACGTCGAGATGGACAAGCAGGGCCGCGCCCTCGTCGGCATCACGCGCGCCCGCGAGACCCTCGCGCGCGAGGACGCGGTGATCGCCGCGTCCCTCGCCGCCCGCAACGTCAGCGCAACCGACGTCCGGCACGTCTCCGACCTCGCCGCCAACCGCGGCCTGCTCTACGAGTTCAACCTCGCGATCCTCCCGGCCGAGGACCGCGTGCTCTTCGAGCGCTACTGGAAGGGCCCGGAGACCAAGGCCCTGCGCGACGCGGAGGAACGGTTCATCGCCACCGGCGCCGGCAAGAACCCCCGCGCCGTCACCGCCGCCCAGTGGGACGAGGCCGCGGGCAAGGTCCTCGACGACCTCGCCACCATGGGCACCGCCGCGGGCGACCGCTACCAGAAGCGCGTCAAGCCGGTCGCGATCGAAGTCCTCGTCCAGGCCGCCGTCGCGGGCGTCCTCGGCTTCATCGCCCTCGCCGTCTCCGTCGTCCTGTCCGTCCGCATCGGCCGCGACCTCATCCGCGACCTCTCGCAGCTGCGCAAGGACGCCCACGAGGCCTCCGGCGTCCGGCTTCCCAGCGTGATGCGCCGCCTCGCCGCCGGCGAGACCGTCGACGTGGAAACCGAGGCGCCCCGCCTCGAATTCGAGAAGGACGAGGTCGGCCAGGTCGGCCTGGCCCTCAACAGCCTCCAGCGCGCCGCCGTCGAGGCGGCCGTCAAGCAGGCCGAGCTGCGCCGCGGCGTTTCCGAGGTGTTCGTGAACCTCGCCCGCCGCAACCAGGTGCTCCTGCACCGCCAGCTGACCCTCCTCGACACCATGGAACGGCGCACCGAGGACACCGAGGAACTCGCCGACCTCTTCCGCCTCGACCACATGACCACCCGCATGCGACGCCACGCCGAAGGCCTGGTGATCCTCTCCGGCGCCGCCCCCTCCCGCCAGTGGCGCAAGCCCGTCCAGCTGATGGACGTCGTACGGGCCGCCGTCGCCGAGGTGGAGGACTACGAACGCATCGAGGTCCGCCGACTGCCGCGCCTGGGCATCGAGGGCCCCGCCGTCGCGGACGTCACCCACCTGATCGCCGAACTCCTGGAGAACGCCACGGTGTTCTCGCCCCCGCACACGGCGGTCCAGGTCCACGGCGAGCGGGTCGCGAACGGCTTCACCCTGGAGATCCACGACCGCGGCCTCGGCATGAACCCCGAGGCGCTCCTGGACGCGAACCTCCGGCTCGCGGAGACCCCCGAGTTCGAGCTGTCCGACACCGACCGCCTCGGCCTCTTCGTCGTCAGCCGCCTCGCCCGCCGCCACGCCGTCAAGGTCGTCCTCCAGACCAGCCCCTACGGAGGCACCACCGCGGTGGTCTTCCTGCCCGCCGAGCTCCTCACCGAGGCCCCGGACACCAACGGCACCGGCATCCGCCTCGACGGCGTCAAGGGCGCCAAGGCCGCCCCGGGCCTCCTGAGCGGCCAGGGCGCCAAGGGAGTCAAGGCCGCCCCCGCCCCCAAGCCGTCCGACCGGCCGGTGCACGCCGCCGTCGAGCGCGCGTCCGCGCCGGGCCGCCCGCTGCCCGCCGGCGTGCTCAACGGACCGGTCGAACTGGAGGCGCCGCTCGGGGCGCTCGGCCTCGACGGGCCGGACGGCCTCGACGAGCTCACCCCCGGCATCCCGGGCCTCACCGGTGTCGGCGGGCGCCCGCCCATGGCCTCCCTCGACGACGAGACCCCGCCCGGCGGCATCTCGCGCACCGCCCTGCTGGGGCTGCGCGCCGCGGACCGCCCCCACAGCGACCGGCACCCCGAACGCGGCGCCTGGAAGGGCGACCGGATCGGCGACCGCGGCGCGGACCGCCACCGGGACCGGAGCCGGGACACCGAGGCGGAGTCCGGCCGCACCCGCACCCGTGCCACCGGACGCGAACGGGAGCCGCTGCCCCCCACGGGCCCGGTCCGCCTGGAGCGCCCCCACCAGGAACCGGTGCGTCCGGACGGCCCCCGTACGGGCGCGGCGGTCCCGCTGCCCCGGCGGCACCCCACCCCGACCCTGGTCGCGGAGCACGGCCGCCGCGTCGAGCCCCGCCCGGCGACCGCCGGTTCCCGGCCCCCGGCCACGGCCGGCCCGCCGTCCGGTGCCGACGAGGGCGCGCAGCCGCGTACGTCCCCGTCGGCGCCCGCGTCCGGCCCCGGCGGGCTGCCCCGCCGGGTGCGCCAGGCGAACCTCGCACCCCAGCTCAAGAACGGCCCGGCCCCCGCCGAGGCCGGGACCGACGCCGACCCGGTGACCGACCGCGACGCGGAGGCCGTGCGCCGGCGCATGTCCGCCCTCCAGCGCGGCTGGACGGCGGGCCGCGAACAGTACGCACAGCAGCAGTCCGAGACCGAGGCCGGCACCCCCGCCGCCAGCGGTCCCGCGCACGAGAACGAAGGGGACGGTCGATGA
- a CDS encoding LamB/YcsF family protein, with the protein MITSPAAPIDLNADLGEGFGRWTLTDDAALLSVVTSANVACGFHAGDPSIMRRVCELAAERGVRIGAQVSYRDLAGFGRRSMDVPPGELADEVAYQIGALEVFARAAGSRVSYVKPHGALYNRTVHDAAQAGAVVAGVRLAAGEAGLPVLGLPGSLLLAAAGEAGLEPVPEAFADRAYTTGGTLVPRGEPGAVVHDPDAVVARAVGMAAEGSVTAADGSRIAVAARSLCVHGDTPGAAELARRVRDALGAAGVRVEAFA; encoded by the coding sequence ATGATCACATCTCCCGCGGCCCCGATCGACCTCAACGCCGACCTGGGCGAGGGCTTCGGACGGTGGACGCTGACCGACGACGCGGCCCTGCTGTCCGTGGTCACGAGCGCCAACGTGGCCTGCGGCTTCCACGCCGGCGATCCCTCGATCATGCGCCGGGTCTGCGAGCTGGCCGCCGAACGCGGCGTACGCATCGGCGCGCAGGTCTCGTACCGCGACCTGGCGGGCTTCGGACGGCGTTCGATGGACGTGCCGCCCGGGGAGCTGGCGGACGAGGTCGCCTACCAGATCGGGGCCCTGGAGGTGTTCGCCCGCGCCGCCGGGTCCCGGGTGTCGTACGTGAAACCGCACGGCGCCCTCTACAACCGGACCGTGCACGACGCGGCCCAGGCGGGCGCGGTCGTCGCCGGGGTCCGGCTCGCCGCCGGGGAGGCCGGGCTGCCGGTGCTGGGCCTGCCGGGGTCGCTGCTCCTCGCCGCCGCCGGGGAGGCCGGGCTGGAGCCCGTACCGGAGGCCTTCGCCGACCGGGCGTACACGACCGGCGGGACGCTGGTCCCGCGCGGCGAGCCGGGGGCGGTGGTCCACGACCCGGACGCGGTGGTCGCGCGGGCCGTGGGGATGGCCGCCGAGGGCTCCGTGACCGCCGCCGACGGGAGCCGGATCGCCGTGGCCGCCCGCTCGCTGTGCGTGCACGGGGACACCCCGGGGGCGGCGGAGCTGGCCCGGCGGGTCCGGGACGCGCTGGGCGCGGCCGGGGTGCGGGTGGAGGCCTTCGCGTGA
- a CDS encoding lipid-transfer protein produces MRGEVAVLGAGMHPWGKWGRGFVEYGRAAARTALADAGLEWTDVDSVVGADTVRSGYPGYVAGATFARALGWQGARVTSVYAACASGAQAIGAARAQILAGLADVVLVVGADAAPKGFFAPAGGERPDDPDWLRFRVLGAVNPAYFALYARRRMALYGDTGEDFAQVKVKNAAAGALNPNARYRKAVTAEEVAASAVVADPLRLLDICATSDGGAALVLSSMEFARARGAADPVRIRAVSTVTPTYPRTVLDLPDIATDSAVAVAPAAGSFRSSIARAAYEEAGLGPGDLSLAEVYDLSTALELDWYEDIGLCGEGEAVKLLREGATALGGRVPVNPSGGLSSFGEAVPAQAIAQVCELTWQLRGTAGARQVPGARAGITANQGLFGHGSAVVAVR; encoded by the coding sequence GTGCGGGGCGAGGTGGCCGTCCTGGGGGCCGGCATGCACCCCTGGGGCAAGTGGGGGCGCGGCTTCGTGGAGTACGGACGGGCCGCCGCCCGTACCGCGCTCGCCGACGCCGGGCTGGAGTGGACCGACGTCGATTCCGTCGTCGGGGCCGACACCGTGCGCTCCGGTTACCCGGGCTACGTCGCCGGGGCCACCTTCGCGCGGGCCCTCGGCTGGCAGGGCGCCCGGGTGACCAGCGTGTACGCGGCCTGCGCCTCGGGGGCCCAGGCCATCGGGGCGGCACGGGCGCAGATCCTGGCGGGGCTGGCGGACGTGGTGCTGGTGGTGGGCGCCGACGCGGCCCCGAAGGGCTTCTTCGCCCCGGCCGGCGGCGAGCGGCCCGACGACCCGGACTGGCTGCGGTTCCGGGTCCTGGGGGCCGTGAACCCGGCGTACTTCGCGCTCTACGCCCGCCGCCGCATGGCCCTGTACGGGGACACCGGTGAGGACTTCGCGCAGGTCAAGGTGAAGAACGCGGCCGCGGGGGCGCTCAACCCCAACGCCCGCTACCGCAAGGCGGTGACCGCCGAGGAGGTGGCGGCCTCGGCGGTGGTGGCCGATCCGCTGCGGCTGCTGGACATCTGCGCCACCTCGGACGGGGGCGCCGCCCTGGTGCTGAGCAGCATGGAGTTCGCGCGGGCGCGGGGGGCGGCGGACCCGGTGCGGATCCGGGCGGTGTCCACGGTGACGCCCACGTATCCGCGTACCGTGCTGGACCTGCCGGACATCGCGACCGACTCGGCGGTGGCGGTGGCGCCCGCCGCCGGCTCCTTCCGGTCGTCGATCGCGCGCGCCGCCTACGAGGAGGCGGGGCTGGGGCCGGGCGACCTGTCGCTGGCCGAGGTGTACGACCTGTCGACCGCGCTCGAACTGGACTGGTACGAGGACATCGGCCTGTGCGGCGAGGGCGAAGCGGTCAAGCTCCTGCGGGAGGGGGCGACCGCGCTCGGCGGGCGGGTGCCGGTCAACCCGAGCGGCGGGCTGTCCTCCTTCGGGGAGGCGGTGCCGGCGCAGGCCATCGCCCAGGTGTGCGAGCTCACGTGGCAGCTGCGGGGTACGGCCGGGGCGCGGCAGGTGCCGGGAGCGCGGGCCGGGATCACCGCGAACCAGGGGCTGTTCGGCCACGGCTCGGCCGTCGTGGCGGTGCGCTGA
- a CDS encoding DUF962 domain-containing protein, which yields MTFGSYEEFWPYYVAMHSRAATRWVHLCGTLSGLALTVYGVARGRRRYLAALPVIGYGAAWPAHFLIEGNNPATFGHPAWSLRGDAQMIRMMLAGRDAELDMIARKWLAENR from the coding sequence ATGACCTTCGGATCGTACGAGGAATTCTGGCCGTACTACGTCGCCATGCACTCCCGGGCCGCCACGCGGTGGGTACACCTCTGCGGGACGCTGTCCGGGCTGGCGCTGACCGTGTACGGGGTGGCGCGCGGGCGCCGGCGGTACCTGGCCGCACTGCCCGTGATCGGGTACGGGGCCGCGTGGCCCGCGCACTTCCTGATCGAGGGGAACAACCCGGCCACCTTCGGGCATCCGGCCTGGTCACTGCGGGGGGACGCGCAGATGATCCGGATGATGCTGGCCGGGCGGGACGCGGAGCTGGACATGATCGCGCGGAAGTGGCTCGCCGAGAACCGGTGA
- a CDS encoding roadblock/LC7 domain-containing protein: protein MTAPQTGNDTRGRGSGPLNWLLDELVDKVGSIRKAVVLSGDGLPTGSSKDITREDSEHLAAVASGFHSLAKGVGRHFESGRVRQTVVELDEAFLFVMAAGDGSCLAVLSDADSDVGQVAYEMTLMVKRVGDHLATAPRTGLPAGG, encoded by the coding sequence ATGACCGCACCGCAGACCGGAAACGACACCCGGGGCCGCGGCTCCGGCCCGCTCAACTGGCTCCTCGACGAACTCGTCGACAAGGTCGGCAGCATCCGCAAGGCGGTCGTCCTCTCCGGCGACGGCCTGCCCACCGGGAGCTCCAAGGACATCACCCGCGAGGACAGCGAACACCTGGCCGCCGTGGCCTCCGGCTTCCACAGCCTGGCCAAGGGCGTCGGCCGGCACTTCGAGTCCGGCCGGGTCCGCCAGACCGTGGTGGAGCTGGACGAGGCCTTCCTCTTCGTCATGGCGGCGGGCGACGGCAGCTGCCTGGCCGTCCTGTCCGACGCCGACTCCGACGTCGGCCAGGTCGCGTACGAGATGACGCTGATGGTCAAGCGCGTCGGCGACCACCTGGCGACCGCCCCGCGCACCGGGCTGCCAGCCGGAGGGTGA
- a CDS encoding allophanate hydrolase subunit 1, which translates to MRALVVGARALLVEVDSADEVAALHAELLRRRDAGELDGVREVVPAARTVLLDGVRRPAALAARIADWVVPPLAETEGPLVTVPVRYDGPDLAEVAAAWGVARDEVAGLVGGTVFRVAFCGFAPGFGYLTGLPERLWLPRRATPRTAVPAGSLALAGEYAGVYPRSSPGGWQLIGSTDAVLWDPAREPAALFAPGVRVRFTEAGA; encoded by the coding sequence GTGAGGGCCCTGGTGGTGGGGGCGCGGGCCCTGCTGGTCGAGGTGGACTCGGCGGACGAGGTCGCCGCGCTCCACGCCGAGCTGCTGCGCCGCCGGGACGCGGGCGAGCTGGACGGCGTACGGGAGGTGGTGCCCGCCGCCCGGACCGTGCTCCTGGACGGCGTACGGCGGCCGGCCGCGCTGGCGGCCCGGATCGCGGACTGGGTGGTGCCGCCGCTCGCGGAGACCGAGGGGCCGCTGGTCACCGTCCCCGTACGGTACGACGGCCCGGACCTCGCGGAGGTGGCCGCGGCCTGGGGCGTGGCGCGGGACGAGGTCGCGGGGCTGGTCGGCGGCACGGTCTTCCGGGTGGCCTTCTGCGGGTTCGCGCCCGGCTTCGGCTACCTGACGGGGCTGCCGGAGCGGCTGTGGCTGCCCCGGCGCGCCACGCCCCGTACGGCCGTCCCGGCGGGTTCGCTGGCGCTGGCCGGGGAGTACGCGGGGGTCTACCCGCGCTCCTCCCCCGGCGGCTGGCAGCTGATCGGGTCCACCGACGCGGTGCTGTGGGACCCGGCGCGGGAGCCCGCGGCACTGTTCGCGCCCGGGGTACGGGTGCGGTTCACGGAGGCGGGGGCATGA
- a CDS encoding M15 family metallopeptidase produces the protein MGMRMLVVAAVLAGLAVPAGAEGRLAGFVALRDVDPGIGEDMRYAGPRNFTGAVVDGYAEPVCLLARPAAEALRRAQRELLRGGYALKVYDCYRPQRAVDRFVRWAGEPDDPTAKAEYYPEVDKGRLIPEGYIAAKSAHSRGSTVDVTLVALPARREVDMGTSFDFFGPASHTDSPEVTAAARANRRLLERVLGAQGFVNLPEEWWHFTLRPEVFPDTAFDVPVSVAAGRP, from the coding sequence ATGGGCATGAGGATGCTGGTGGTCGCCGCGGTGCTGGCCGGGCTGGCGGTGCCCGCGGGCGCGGAGGGCCGGCTCGCGGGGTTCGTGGCGTTGCGGGACGTGGATCCGGGCATCGGCGAGGACATGCGGTACGCGGGCCCGCGGAACTTCACGGGTGCGGTCGTGGACGGTTACGCGGAGCCGGTGTGCCTGCTGGCCCGGCCGGCCGCCGAGGCCCTGCGCCGGGCGCAGCGGGAACTGCTGCGCGGCGGGTACGCGTTGAAGGTGTACGACTGCTACCGGCCGCAGCGGGCGGTGGACCGGTTCGTGCGCTGGGCCGGGGAGCCGGACGACCCGACGGCGAAGGCGGAGTACTACCCGGAGGTGGACAAGGGCCGGCTGATCCCGGAGGGGTACATCGCGGCGAAGTCGGCGCACAGCCGCGGGAGTACGGTCGACGTGACGCTGGTCGCGCTGCCCGCCCGCCGGGAGGTGGACATGGGGACGTCCTTCGACTTCTTCGGTCCGGCCTCGCACACGGACTCCCCGGAGGTCACGGCGGCGGCGCGGGCGAACCGGCGGCTGCTGGAGCGGGTGCTGGGGGCACAGGGGTTCGTGAACCTGCCCGAGGAGTGGTGGCACTTCACGCTGCGGCCCGAGGTCTTCCCGGACACGGCATTCGACGTTCCGGTGTCTGTCGCCGCCGGGCGGCCCTGA
- a CDS encoding Zn-ribbon domain-containing OB-fold protein, translated as MERTRTPVVQGWFTEADAEGGFRLLGTRCSACTAVFFPREDAHCRNPHCPGGGELAEVPLSPRGRVWSYTDGRYRPPAPYVSDPAVPWEPYTLVAVELEAEGMVVLGQGAPGVTVADLEVGMEVEVVGGVLHEDSATTWLTWQFKPVGGAS; from the coding sequence TTGGAACGCACACGCACACCCGTCGTGCAGGGGTGGTTCACGGAGGCGGACGCGGAGGGCGGCTTCCGCCTGCTCGGCACCCGGTGCTCCGCCTGCACCGCGGTGTTCTTCCCGCGCGAGGACGCCCACTGCCGCAATCCGCACTGTCCCGGCGGGGGCGAGCTCGCCGAGGTCCCGCTGTCCCCGCGCGGCCGGGTCTGGTCCTACACCGACGGCCGCTACCGGCCGCCCGCACCGTACGTGTCCGATCCGGCCGTGCCCTGGGAGCCGTACACCCTCGTCGCGGTGGAGCTGGAGGCCGAGGGGATGGTCGTGCTCGGACAAGGAGCCCCCGGGGTGACGGTGGCGGACCTGGAGGTCGGCATGGAGGTCGAGGTGGTGGGCGGCGTCCTGCACGAGGACTCCGCGACCACCTGGCTGACCTGGCAGTTCAAGCCGGTGGGAGGGGCCTCGTGA